Proteins found in one Chiloscyllium plagiosum isolate BGI_BamShark_2017 unplaced genomic scaffold, ASM401019v2 scaf_71662, whole genome shotgun sequence genomic segment:
- the LOC122546286 gene encoding heat shock protein 30C-like, which translates to MLRYRAFHPSRLCQQPVYTLAPVAHRLWEPLECNMWEQVEEARKGMKFIHRVLEELTAECFGEIPGTRDNKSDANGEGKRQSEDKDGDGFSASLNVQHFSPEDLRVKVFGRKVLVTGKHEKKCDDGSGCYSYKYEEFRREFQLPEDVDAEALRCCLSQDGWLKVQAPRLALPAVNELIVPINNTLDTRTTPWLNPDQKAEKQESVKDVGTKKAEEQMYS; encoded by the coding sequence CACTGGCGCCTGTTGCACACAGGCTCTGGGAACCACTTGAATGTAACATGTGGGAACAGGTGGAAGAAGCGAGAAAGGGCATGAAGTTCATCCATCGAGTTCTTGAGGAGCTGACAGCAGAATGTTTTGGGGAAATACCAGGAACTCGAGACAACAAATCTGATGCTAATGGAGAAGGTAAAAGACAATCCGAGGACAAGGATGGAGATGGCTTTTCTGCGTCCCTGAATGTCCAGCACTTCTCCCCAGAAGACCTGAGGGTGAAAGTATTTGGTAGAAAAGTGCTGGTGACAGGAAAACACGAGAAGAAATGTGATGATGGCAGCGGCTGTTACAGCTACAAGTATGAAGAgttcaggagagaattccagctgccagaggatgtcgaTGCTGAAGCTCTTCGATGCTGTTTGTCACAGGATGGTTGGTTAAAGGTTCAAGCCCCGCGCCTGGCACTGCCAGCTGTGAATGAACTGATCGTTCCCATCAACAACACCCTGGATACAAGAACCACTCCCTGGCTCAATcctgaccaaaaggcagagaaacagGAGAGTGTGAAAGATGTGGGGACCAAGAAAGCTGAAGAACAGATGTACAGCTAA